TTCTGCACGCGCCTTCCCGTTCAGAAAGTCACTGTCGCCCAGCGATTCCCTTCCATCTTACGCCTTCCCTACATCTGCAACCCTCACCACCTCCCGGacgagggaagggggtgggggagcgcAGGGGTTAAAGTGACAGCCGCTGCCAGAGCTCCGTGGTTTTGTTCAAAAGGTGTCACAGCGCCAACGCGGCGGACCTACCTTGCTCTCGTCCTTCTCGCCGCTGGCTCTTGCTTCGGGATCGTCGCTGTCCTCGGCGCCGGCACTCTTGCCGGGCGGATCATCCGGAGCCGGATGCTGCGGCGGCGACGGCGGCTGTGGCGGCGCCTGGCAGGCTCCGCCAGCCCCCTGGGAGCGGGGGATGGGCTCCGGGCACGGAGAAACTCCCTCCACATCCATCTCCATCTTCCCATTCACTGGAGGACAAGACAAAAGCGGAGCGCAGATTTGACAGCGGCGCCGGCGGCGGCTCAGCTGCCGGTGGCACGCATGGCTCGCCGAGGAGGAGACGCCTCCCGCGCGCCCTCCCTCCCGCTAGCCTTCGCCCGCGCGCCCCGCAGCTCCGCTCGCCGCTCGGCTCCGGCACCGGCGGCGCCGGCCCGGGGAGCGCGAGCAGCGGGTGGCCGCGCGTCCTCGGAGCAGTGGCCTTCAGGAGCCCCCGGCAGTCCCGCTAAGCCGAGCGCATCCCGGAGGCGGCGGCAGCGACGCCTCCCAGCCACGCGCCCAGCCCCGGGGCCGCCCGAGGACTCCCTCCCCAGCTGGGCCTCCCGATCCTCGTCGCCTTCCAGCCTCTCCGGGGTCCTCTCGgcgtctcccctcccctccgcctcTGAACAAAGTTACTGGAAGAACAATCGCATCGCTGGGACCTGCCGGCGAAACTGACAGGAGTGGGGCGGGTCAGGT
The DNA window shown above is from Phocoena phocoena chromosome 10, mPhoPho1.1, whole genome shotgun sequence and carries:
- the LOC136129595 gene encoding LOW QUALITY PROTEIN: translation initiation factor IF-2 (The sequence of the model RefSeq protein was modified relative to this genomic sequence to represent the inferred CDS: inserted 5 bases in 4 codons; deleted 1 base in 1 codon; substituted 1 base at 1 genomic stop codon), which produces MGSGHGETPSTSISIFPFTGGQDKSGAQIXQRXPAAAQLPVARMARRGGDASRAPSLPLAFARAPRSSARXLGSGTGGAXPGEREQRVAARPRSSGLQEPPAVPLSRAHPGGGGSDASQPRAQPRGRPRTPSPAGPPILVAFQPLRGPLGVSPPLRXSEQSYWKNNRIAGTCRRN